The Halomonas denitrificans genomic interval GTCGCGACCGGGGCTGTCGCCGGTGGTTACCTTCGAGCCGGCCGCGCCGGCTGCCGTGGGGCGAGCCCGCCCGCGGGTCGCGATCCTGCGCGAGCAGGGCGTGAACGGCCAGCGCGAGATGGCCCAGGCGTTCCATGCCGCCGGCTTCGAGGCGGTCGACGTCCACATGAGCGACCTCGAGCACGGGCGGCAGACGCTGACCGGCTTCCGGGGCCTGGCCGCCTGCGGCGGGTTCTCCTTCGGCGACGTGCTCGGTGCCGGACAGGGCTGGGCGCGCTCGATCCGCTTCAGCCGGCGCCTGAGCGAGCAGTTCGAGGCGTTCTTCACCGACGAATCGACCTTCGCCCTGGGCGTGTGCAACGGCTGCCAGATGCTCAGCGCGCTGGCCCCGCTGATTCCCGGTACGTCGAACTGGCCGCGCTTCGAACACAACCGGTCACGCCAGTTCGAGGCGCGCCTGAGCCTGGTCGAGATCGTCGATTCGCCGTCGGTGCTGCTGGCCGGAATGGCCGGAAGCCGCCTGCCGGTGGCCAGCGCCCACGGCGAAGGGCGCGCGGTGTTCGCCGACGAGGCCGCGCAGGCCGGGGCCCGGGTCGCGGTGCGCTACGTCGACGGTCACGGCCGTCCTGCCGAGACCTATCCCGACAACCCGAACGGCTCGCCGGCGGGCATCACCGGCCTGGCGAGCGACGACGGCCGGGTGACCATCCTGATGCCCCACCCGGAGCGCCTGCTGCGCGCGGTCAATTACTCCTGGGCGCCGCCGGAATGGGGCGACTGGTCGCCGTGGACGCGGATGTTCGAGAACGCCCGCCAGTGGGTAGACTAGGAGCCTTCGGACAGGCCGCAGGTCGGACACCATGAGCGACGATCGATCCCCGGAAACGGCGGGTGGGCCCGCCCCCGAAGAGGACGCCACCGGCAACCCCATCAAGGAGATGTTCCTGCTGGCGCTGCTCTACCTGCCGCTGGGCTTCTTCCTGTGGTTCTACCTGGCCTCGGTGCTGATGTGGTTTCCGACCCGCCTGGTCGACTGGGCGCTGACCGGGTTCTTCCCGGACATCTTCCGTGACGTCGTCCAGCTCGGCTACCGCCTCGAGATCCAGCTCGAATTCGTTCGGCCCGAGGGACGGATCGCGCTCGCCGACCGCGAGATCATGATCTATGCCTGGGGCATGGCGCTGCTGTTCGGGCTGATCATGGCCACGCCGATGTCGGCGAAGCGCCGCCTGGCGCAGATGGGCATCGGCTACGTCGTGGTGTCCCTGGTCACGGCCTGGGGTGCCTTCTGGGACGCGATGAAGGAAGTCGCCTTCAAGGTCCAGCCGGAAGGGGTCGCCGCCATCGCCCAGAGCGCGGTGAGCCCGACCATGATTGCGCTGTTCTACCAGCTGGGCTACCTGATGCTGCCGGCCGTGATCCCCCTGGCGACCTGGATCCTGATGAACCGTCCGTTCCTCGAGGACGTGGTGCTGTCCCGCCGGCGCTGAGCGCCACCTGCGCGAACCCGGCGGAACCACACCGCCGCCGGGGCTGTCCATTGCAGGCGTTGCAGGAAAGGACCCGTATAATCCCGGCCATGGAAAATGCTCTGACCGCCACCGGCGAGACCGACCTGTTGCCGCAGGTCGGCGACCACCTCGAGGACCGCGCGGCCGATCTGTGCCAGCTGATGATCGCCCAGGGCCGGTTGCGCGCCGAGGACCTGGCGCGGGCACGCGCCTACCGCGAGCAGCACGGCGGCAATCTGCTGACCCTGCTGGTCCGCCTGGGCCTGGTCTCGGAGCGCGACCTGGCCTCGGCCCAGTCCGAGCTGCTCGGCATTCCGCTGTTTTCCGAGAAGGACTACCCGGAGCAGACACCGGACATCGATTCGGTCTCGACGCGGTTCATGAAGCAGCAGCACCTGGTGCCGGTCAAGGTCGAGGACGACACGCTGCACGTGGTCATGGCCGATCCGCAGAACCCGGCCATGCTCAAGGCGCTTCGCATGGCCACCGGTCTGAAGGTCGAGCCGAGCGTCGGCATCACCTCGGAGATCGACAACGCGATCGAGCGTTACTTCGGCGGCGGTCGCAGCGCCATGGGCCAGATCGCCGAGGGGCTGGGCGCCGACGTCGAGAGCGACGACGAGGAGAACGTCGAGCACCTGCGGGACCTTGCCTCCGAAGCGCCGGTCATCCGCCTGGTCAACCTGATTCTCGGTCGCGCGGTCGAAGCGCGGGCGTCGGACATCCACATCGAGCCCTTCGAGAACCGGCTGAAGGTGCGCTACCGCGTCGACGGCGTGCTGCAGGAAGTCGAGGCCCCGCCGGCCCGATCGACGGCCGCGGTGATCTCGCGCGTGAAGATCATGGCCAAGCTCAACATCGCCGAGCGACGGCTGCCGCAGGACGGCCGGATCATGCACCGGGTCTCGGGCAAGGAACTGGACCTGCGCGTGTCCACCGTGCCGACCTCGCACGGCGAGAGCGTCGTGATGCGCATTCTCGACCGCGAAGCCGTGACCCTGGACTTCGGCAGCCTCGGCTTTGCCGAAGACACCCGCGATGCCTTCATCAAGGCGCTGGAGATGCCGCACGGCATTATCCTGGTCACCGGCCCGACCGGGTCCGGCAAGACCACCACGCTGTACACCGCCCTGAGCCAGCTCAATTCGCCGGAACGCAAGATCATCACGGTCGAGGACCCGGTCGAGTACCAGCTCGAAGGCGTCAACCAGATCCAGGCCAAGTCGTCGATCGGGCTGAACTTCGCCGCCGCGCTGCGCGCCATCGTGCGCCAGGACCCGGACGTGATCATGATCGGCGAAATGCGCGACCTGGAAACCGCCAAGATCGCGATCCAGTCCGCGCTGACCGGTCACCTCGTGCTCTCCACGCTGCACACCAACGACGCCGCCGGCGGCGTGACCCGGATGCTCGACATGGGCGTGGAAGACTACCTGCTCACGTCCACGGTCAACGCGATCATGGCCCAGCGCCTGGTTCGCCGCCTGGACCCGGAAACCCGAGAGCCGTTCCAGGCCCTGCCGGAGATGGTCGAGGAGCTCGGCCTGCGCGAACTGACCGACGCCGACCCGATCACGCTTTATCGGCCGGGCACCTCCGAGGTCAATCCGACCGGCTACAAGGGGCGGTCGAGCATCATCGAACTGCTGACCATGACCGACGAACTCCGCCGGATGGTGATGAAGCAGGCTACCGCCGGCGAACTCGAGCGCCAGGCGGTCGCCGAAGGCATGCGCACCATGTACCAGGACGGCATGCTCAAGGCGCTCAACGGGGTGACCAGCGTCGAGGAAGTCCTGCGCGTGACGCAGGAAGCCTGAGCGCGAGGCGATGCCGATCTTCGAATACAAGGCGGTCACGCCGGCCGGGGAAACCCTGACCGGCGAGATGGAAGCGCCCAGCGCCGACCTCGTCGTCGCCCATATCCAGGAAACCGGCAATATCCCGGTCCAGGCGAAGGAAGTCGGCGCGGGGTTCCGGCTCGAGACCCTGTTCCGCGGCCGCCAGGGCCTTTCGCAACGCGAGATCGGCGACCTGACGGGCCAGCTGGCGACGCTGCTCGGCGCCGGCCTGCCGCTCGATCGATCGCTGGGCATCCTGGTGGAACTGGCCGAGAACGAGCGCGTCGAACGGCTGCTGTCGAAGGTCCGCGACCGGGTCCGCGAGGGCATCTCGCTGTCCGAGGCCCTGGAAGAGCGACACGGCGTGTTCTCGCGCTTCTACATCAACATGGTGCGCGCCGGCGAACTGGGCGGCGCGCTGGACCAGACCCTGGCGCGCATGTCGGAATACCTCGAGCGCGCCAAGGAACTCCGGGACGGTGTGGTCTCGGCGCTGATCTATCCCGCGCTGCTGGTCATCCTGGCGATCGCTTCGTTGATGCTGCTGATGATCTACGTCATCCCGCAGTTCACGCCGATGTTCGAGGACTTCGGTGCCGACCTGCCGCTGATGACCAGGATCGTGGTCGGCATCGGTGAAGTGCTCAGGGGCTACTGGTGGGCGCTGGCCGGCGGCGCCGCGTTGATCGCCTTGTGGTTCCGCGGCCAGATGGCCCGGCCGGCCACGCGCCTGCGCTGGGACGGCCGGTTCCTGGCCACCAGGTGGGTCGGCGACGTGATCGCCAAGATCGAGATGGCCCGCCTGGCCCGGACCACCGGCACCCTGTTGATCAACGGCGTGCCGCTGCTGTCGGCGATCTCGATCTCGCGCAACGTGATGACCAATACGGTGCTCCGCGAGGACGTCGGCCAGGCGGCGAAGAAGGTCAAGACCGGCACGCCGCTGGCCCGCGCGCTGAACGAGAGCGGCCATTTCCCCCGCCTGGCGCTGCAGATGATCAATGTCGGCGAGGAAACGGGACAGCTCGACGCGATGCTGCTGAAGGTCGCCGACACCTACGATCGCGAGGTCAAGACCACGATCGACCGGCTGATGGCGTTGCTGGTGCCGGCCCTGACCCTCGGCCTGGCGGCGGTGATCGGCGTGATCGTGATGTCGGTGCTGATGGCGATCCTGAGCATCAACGAACTGGTCGGATAGACACGTCGGATGGAGGCACGCGCGAGGTGCGGGGGAATTCTCCGCCGTCGCCGCGGTCGAATCGAAGCATGAAGGAGTCGAACATGAACGCAATGCATTCCAAGTCCGCCGCCGGCGGTTTCTCGCTGATCGAACTGCTGGTCGTGCTGGTCATCCTCGGCATGATCGCCGGCCTGGTCGTGCCCAACATCATGGGCCGCAGCGAGGACGCCAAGGCGCGCACCGCCGTCGCGGAAATCCAGCGCCTGTCGATGGCCGTCGACGAGTTCTACCTCGATACGGGGCGTGCGCCGCGCGAACTGCGCGAGCTGGTCGAGGAGCCGGCCAACGTTTCGAACTGGAACGGGCCCTACGTGAACAACTCGAACCTCGAGGATCCGTGGCAGAACCCGTACCAGTACCGGTACCCGGGCGAGCACCGTGACTTCGACCTGCTGTCCTACGGCGCCGACGGCTCGCCCGGCGGTGAAGGCGCGGCGAAGGACGTCGCCAACTGGGAGCAATGACCGATACGGGACGTCGACCTGCGCCGATCCCGAGCAGGGGGCGTACGTCCGGTTTCAGCCTGATCGAGCTGATGATCGTGATGGTCCTGGTCATCGCATTGTTCGGGCTGGTCGGGACTTCGATCAGCCGATCTCTCCGGGGGGCGGAGCTGCGCAACGAGGCGCGCGAGATCATCGCCGGGCTGCGCCATACGCGTGGCCGGGCGATCGTGGAACGGGCCGAGACGGTGTTCCGCGTCGATGCCGATGCGCGCACCTGGCAGGCCGCCGGCGAGGAGACCCGCCAGCTGCCCGAGGGGCTCGACATCACCCTGACCACCGCGCGTTCGGAATTGACCGGCGAGAACGCCGGCGGCATCCGCTTCTATCCCGACGGCGCTTCGACCGGCGGCAGCGTGCTGCTCAGCGTCGACGACCGCGAGTGGTTCGTCACCGTGGGCTGGCTGACCGGTGAGATCAGCCAGGACGCTCCGGAGGACTCGTGATGCGCCGATTTTCCTCGACGACCCTGCGCCCTGCGCGCGCCCAGGCGGGCTTCACGCTGGTCGAAGTCATGGCCGCCTTCGCGATCTTCGCGGTGCTGTTCGGCGTCATGCTGCAGATCCTGTCCACGTCGATCAGCAACACCCGTCGCTCCGGCGATTTCACCCAGGCGGCACTGCTGGCTCAGAGTCAGCTCGACATGATCGGCATCGAGGCGCTGCCGGAGCCTGGGCGCTACGGCGGCGACTTCGGCGACGGTGGGTCCGACGACCGCTATCGCTGGGAAATGGACATCGAGCCGTACTTCATCCAGGACGATCGTGGCGTGAATTACGACGAACTCCCGATCGACCTGTACCGCGTTTCCATGACCGTGTACTGGGGCGAGGGCCGGGCCGAGCGCTCGGCGACCTTCGAGACGCTGCGCTCGGTCGATCGTTTCTACGCCGAACGACAGGGCCTGCAGCCGTGACGCGGTCCCGTACCTCGAGGCCGCAGCCGCGCCATCGGCAGCGCGGGTTCACGCTGGTGGAACTGCTGCTGGCCACGGCGCTGATCGCGCTGATCATGGCCATGGCCTACGGCGGCTTCCGGGCCAGCGTGCGGGCGACCCATTCGGGCGAACAGTTGATCGAGGAATCGAACCGGCTTCGGGTGGTCCACGAGTTCATCCGGACCCGCATCGCCCAGGCGATGCCGCTGATCATCGAGGACATCGACGAGGAGCCGGTCCGGTTCGTCGGCGAGCGCGACCGGCTGCGTTTCGTCGCCCCGCTGCCCGGCTACCTGAGCTTCGGCGGGCCCTACGTCCAGGAATTCCGGATCGAGCGCGGCCGGGAGGGCATGGACCTGGTGTTCGCCTACGCCATGCTCAACGGCTACGAGCCCGGCGACCTCGACGCCGAACCGCCCGTGACCCTGCTCGAGAACGTCGGCGACCTTTCGCTGGAGTACCTGGGCTTCGAGGAGGACGGCGAGGCGGTGTACTGGGATTCGGCCTGGGTCGAGCCGGGGCGGATGCCGCTGGCGGTCACGATGACGCTGGACTTCGAGCGCGACAACGGGCTGGACTTCCCTCCCCTGAGCACGCCCCTGATGGTCGATAGCGCGAGCACCATGCAGCCCCAGCTGCGGGGCTCGAGTTCGATCCTCTCGCCGGTCAACCGGCGGCTCCAGAACGGCGACGATCGGGACCGGCAGTGACAGCGGCAACCACGACGGCCATCATGACGGCTTTCACGGTCGACAGGCGTCCACCTGTTCCCGAGCGCGGCATCGCGCTGATCGTCGTGCTCTGGATGCTGGTGTTGCTGACCGTCATCATCGGTACCTTCGCCGTGCTGGCGCGCACCGAGAGCCTGCAGTCGCGCTTCCTGTTCGATACCACCGATGCCCGTTACGCCGCCGAGGCGGGCCTGCATCGCGCCGTGGTCGAACTGCGCAATCCCGACCTCGAGACCCGCTGGGTGGCCGACGGGCGGCCCTACGTCTTCGCCTTCGGCGGCGCGGAGGTGGAGGTCCGGATCACCGACGAGACCGGCCTGATCGACATCAACGCCGCCGCCCAGGCCCAGCCCGAGCTGTTGATCAACCTGTTCGTCTCGGTGGGTGTCGACGAGCGCACCGCCGAACTGCTGACCGAGGCGATCCAGGACTGGGTCGACCCGGACGACATGGCGCGGCCGCTGGGGGCGGAGATCGCCGAATACGAGCAGGCCGGCTACCCCTACGGCCCGGCCAACGCGCCGTTCGAATCGGTGGACGAACTGCAGCAGGTCGTCGGCATGAGCTGGGAACTTTTTCGCGCCGTCGAGGCCAGTCTTACCATCCACTCGGGTCGGGCGAACTTCAATCCGGCCTTTGCCCCGCTCAGCGTGCTGAGAACGCTGCCCGACATCGACGAGGAGGCCGCAAGGTTGTTTATCGAGGAGCGCTCGCAGTATCATCCCGGCGACCAGATGCAGTTGATGCTGCCCGACGGGACGCTGGTCAACCAGCGCGGCGGCGGACTCACCCACACGGTCGAAGCCAGGGCCACGCTCGACAGCGGCACCTGGAGCCAGATCACGGCCACGATCCGGCTCGGCACCGACAGCCGCGGCCGGCCCTTCCGCGTGGTCCGCTGGTCGGAAAACGAGACCGCACCGGCCGGCTCGTCGGCGCCGACGAGCTGACCGTGGCGCGGACGAACACCAAGACTAGAGATCGATGATCCAGGAACTCTCCGACAAGCTGCGCGATGCTGCGCGCCGCCGCTACCGCGCCACGCCTTTGCCGGCGTTCTTCGCGTGGTGGGGTGGGGAACTGGCGCCGCTGGTCCCGGCCGGCCTGCGCCAGCGCCTGATGCCGCCGAAGCCGCAGCTCTGGATCGTCCCGGCCGAAACCGGCGGCGGTGACCTGCGCATCTGGCGGGTCGGCGACGCGCCCGAGGTCGTCGACGTGTTCGGCGCCGGCGAAGACCTCGAACTGCTGCGCGGTCGCTGGCGCGACCTGCTGGCCGAGTTCGAGGACGGCAAGCCCGAGGTTCGCGTCTGCCTGCACGAGGACGCGGTCCTGGCGCTGCCGGTGGAACTGCCGGCCGCGGTCGAGGCGAACCTGGGCCAGGCGCTGCGTTTCCAGATCGACCAGGTCTCGCCGTTCACGCCGGACCAGGTCCACTTCGACCATCGCATCGCCGAACACGATCACGAGCGCGGTCGGCTGCACGTCGAACTCCGCATGGCACCGCGCGAGACGGTCGACGAACTGGTCCAGCGGCTCAAGGCGATCGGGGCGACGGTTCACCGCGTCGACACCCTGCGTCCCGGCGACGAGGCGGAACCGGAAGGCTTCAACCTGCTGCCGGAGGACCAGCGGCCGCACTACGTGCACGCCCGGGCCCGCTTCAACGTGCTGCTCGGTGCCGCGCTGGTCGTGGTCGTCGCGCTGGTGATGGCCCAGACCCTGATCCTGCGCGAGCGCACGGTCACCCTGCTGAGCGAGCAGGCCGACGGCCTTCGCGCCGAGGCGCGCCAGGTGATGCGCCTGCAGGAGCGCCTTGACGAATCGCTGCTGGCGGCCAATTTCCTGGCCGACAAGCGTGCCGCCCAGCCGCCGGCGATCGAGCTGCTGGCCGAGGCCACCCGTCTGCTGCCCGACGACATCTGGCTGCAGCGCTTCCAGCTCCAGGGCGACGAGCTGACCGTGCAGGGCCTGACCAACGGGTCCCAGCGCGTGATCGGCCTGCTCAACGAATCCGAGCTGCTCGCCGACACGGAGATCCGCGGCAACATCACCATGGACCCGGTGACCGGCAAGGAGCGCTTCACGACCTCGTCGCGGATCGAGCGTGCCGACGGCACGTCGGCGGCCGCGGATGCTTCGGCCCCGGCCGACGCCGATCGCGGGTCCGACGTCGAAGGAGGGTCCGACTGATGCAGATCCTGCCCGACCGCGAACAGGGTCGT includes:
- the gspE gene encoding type II secretion system ATPase GspE, whose product is MENALTATGETDLLPQVGDHLEDRAADLCQLMIAQGRLRAEDLARARAYREQHGGNLLTLLVRLGLVSERDLASAQSELLGIPLFSEKDYPEQTPDIDSVSTRFMKQQHLVPVKVEDDTLHVVMADPQNPAMLKALRMATGLKVEPSVGITSEIDNAIERYFGGGRSAMGQIAEGLGADVESDDEENVEHLRDLASEAPVIRLVNLILGRAVEARASDIHIEPFENRLKVRYRVDGVLQEVEAPPARSTAAVISRVKIMAKLNIAERRLPQDGRIMHRVSGKELDLRVSTVPTSHGESVVMRILDREAVTLDFGSLGFAEDTRDAFIKALEMPHGIILVTGPTGSGKTTTLYTALSQLNSPERKIITVEDPVEYQLEGVNQIQAKSSIGLNFAAALRAIVRQDPDVIMIGEMRDLETAKIAIQSALTGHLVLSTLHTNDAAGGVTRMLDMGVEDYLLTSTVNAIMAQRLVRRLDPETREPFQALPEMVEELGLRELTDADPITLYRPGTSEVNPTGYKGRSSIIELLTMTDELRRMVMKQATAGELERQAVAEGMRTMYQDGMLKALNGVTSVEEVLRVTQEA
- a CDS encoding type II secretion system F family protein, whose product is MPIFEYKAVTPAGETLTGEMEAPSADLVVAHIQETGNIPVQAKEVGAGFRLETLFRGRQGLSQREIGDLTGQLATLLGAGLPLDRSLGILVELAENERVERLLSKVRDRVREGISLSEALEERHGVFSRFYINMVRAGELGGALDQTLARMSEYLERAKELRDGVVSALIYPALLVILAIASLMLLMIYVIPQFTPMFEDFGADLPLMTRIVVGIGEVLRGYWWALAGGAALIALWFRGQMARPATRLRWDGRFLATRWVGDVIAKIEMARLARTTGTLLINGVPLLSAISISRNVMTNTVLREDVGQAAKKVKTGTPLARALNESGHFPRLALQMINVGEETGQLDAMLLKVADTYDREVKTTIDRLMALLVPALTLGLAAVIGVIVMSVLMAILSINELVG
- the gspG gene encoding type II secretion system major pseudopilin GspG codes for the protein MNAMHSKSAAGGFSLIELLVVLVILGMIAGLVVPNIMGRSEDAKARTAVAEIQRLSMAVDEFYLDTGRAPRELRELVEEPANVSNWNGPYVNNSNLEDPWQNPYQYRYPGEHRDFDLLSYGADGSPGGEGAAKDVANWEQ
- a CDS encoding GspH/FimT family pseudopilin, yielding MTDTGRRPAPIPSRGRTSGFSLIELMIVMVLVIALFGLVGTSISRSLRGAELRNEAREIIAGLRHTRGRAIVERAETVFRVDADARTWQAAGEETRQLPEGLDITLTTARSELTGENAGGIRFYPDGASTGGSVLLSVDDREWFVTVGWLTGEISQDAPEDS
- a CDS encoding type II secretion system GspH family protein — its product is MRRFSSTTLRPARAQAGFTLVEVMAAFAIFAVLFGVMLQILSTSISNTRRSGDFTQAALLAQSQLDMIGIEALPEPGRYGGDFGDGGSDDRYRWEMDIEPYFIQDDRGVNYDELPIDLYRVSMTVYWGEGRAERSATFETLRSVDRFYAERQGLQP
- a CDS encoding prepilin-type N-terminal cleavage/methylation domain-containing protein, with the translated sequence MTRSRTSRPQPRHRQRGFTLVELLLATALIALIMAMAYGGFRASVRATHSGEQLIEESNRLRVVHEFIRTRIAQAMPLIIEDIDEEPVRFVGERDRLRFVAPLPGYLSFGGPYVQEFRIERGREGMDLVFAYAMLNGYEPGDLDAEPPVTLLENVGDLSLEYLGFEEDGEAVYWDSAWVEPGRMPLAVTMTLDFERDNGLDFPPLSTPLMVDSASTMQPQLRGSSSILSPVNRRLQNGDDRDRQ
- a CDS encoding general secretion pathway protein GspK, whose protein sequence is MTAFTVDRRPPVPERGIALIVVLWMLVLLTVIIGTFAVLARTESLQSRFLFDTTDARYAAEAGLHRAVVELRNPDLETRWVADGRPYVFAFGGAEVEVRITDETGLIDINAAAQAQPELLINLFVSVGVDERTAELLTEAIQDWVDPDDMARPLGAEIAEYEQAGYPYGPANAPFESVDELQQVVGMSWELFRAVEASLTIHSGRANFNPAFAPLSVLRTLPDIDEEAARLFIEERSQYHPGDQMQLMLPDGTLVNQRGGGLTHTVEARATLDSGTWSQITATIRLGTDSRGRPFRVVRWSENETAPAGSSAPTS
- a CDS encoding PilN domain-containing protein, with the translated sequence MIQELSDKLRDAARRRYRATPLPAFFAWWGGELAPLVPAGLRQRLMPPKPQLWIVPAETGGGDLRIWRVGDAPEVVDVFGAGEDLELLRGRWRDLLAEFEDGKPEVRVCLHEDAVLALPVELPAAVEANLGQALRFQIDQVSPFTPDQVHFDHRIAEHDHERGRLHVELRMAPRETVDELVQRLKAIGATVHRVDTLRPGDEAEPEGFNLLPEDQRPHYVHARARFNVLLGAALVVVVALVMAQTLILRERTVTLLSEQADGLRAEARQVMRLQERLDESLLAANFLADKRAAQPPAIELLAEATRLLPDDIWLQRFQLQGDELTVQGLTNGSQRVIGLLNESELLADTEIRGNITMDPVTGKERFTTSSRIERADGTSAAADASAPADADRGSDVEGGSD